In Acidobacteriota bacterium, the sequence TTCGTACGTGGACATCGGCGAGGAAGACGTCCAGCAGTTCATCGCGTACTTCCTCGCATTGAAGGGTTGCCCGGCGTCGCAGACCGATCTCGATGAATTCAGGCGACGATTCGACCTGATGGCGCTGCAGCGCAATCTGAAGGCGCTCGGCACGTTCGGCTACCAAACCGCGACGCGCCGGAACCCCGTGTACATCCAGTACATGCCGCGCACGCTTCGCCACGCGCGCACCAATATTTGCAGATACGCCAGATTCGCGCGTCTGCGCGAACTGCTGGCCCCTCACATCGAGGAGTTGCGTTAGCCCGCCTGCGAGGTTCACACGGAGTCACGGTGGGCCGTTCCCCTCGACAGGGTCTGGCGGGGGGTGTATATTGCCGCCGATCTGCGGTCCTGTTGCGAGCCATCGAGCGCACCAGGCCCAGACCATCATCTTCGTCCTGACGAATTGCCCTTGCCCCCCCCAGTTACGAGCGAATCGCCAGGGCCGCCGGCGCGCGGGAGTTCCTTAACAAGGCGAAGGAGTTTGGCAGGTTGGCGGGCTTGATCCGGTCGTTCGAATTGGCGCCGCCTCGGAAGATGTCACAGGACAGTCGTGGGACTCAGTTCAACGGGTCGGACTATGCCGACTGAACCCAAGAACTCTCCATCGGTGTCATCGGAGTTCGTGGCGCGGCTCGCGGGCGTGGTGGCGTTTGTTGTCGGCGGACTGGTGCTCGTTGGCTGGACGCTGGATATCGCCACGCTGAAAAGCGTCGTGTCCGGCTCGGTTTCGGTGAAACCGAACACTGCCGTGGGCTTTGTCCTGATTGGTGTGGCGCTACTGCTATCCACGCTCCCGCGATCACCCATCACCCGGCAACCATCCACGATCTTCACGCGCCTCGCCCGACTCTGCGCGCTGCTGGCCGGCCTGATCGGTGTGCTGACCCTGGCCGAATACGCCACTGACCTCAGCTTCGGCGTGGATCAATGGCTCTTCCACGAGACGGCCGAGACGGTGGGCACGTCGCAACCGGGCCGCATGTCACCCGAAGGGGCGCTATGCTTCGGGCTGCTGGCGGCAGCGATGTGGTTGGCCACTGCCTCCCGCAAACCACGCTGGACGCTGGTGGTGTCCGCGATGCTCGGTGTGGTGGTCGTGAGCATCGCGCTGTCGGCGTGTCTTTCGTATTCCGCGCTGAATCCCGGCGCCTATGGCTGGTGGAGCTTCACCATCATGGCGATGCCCGCTGCGGTCGTCTTCGCGGTGGTGGGGACGGTCGTCGTCTGGATCGCCTGGCAGGGTACGTGTTCGAGATGGTCACTGACGGGCAAGGCCACCGCCGCGTTCCTCTCTGGCGTGATGCTGTTCCTGATTATCGGCCTCAACACCAACCGGAATCTGATTCGGATGGGCGAATCAAACGTGTGGGTCTCGCACACGGAACAGGTGCTGTATACGGTCTCGCGCATCCAGGCCGAGATAGCCCAAGCCCAGGCCAGCGCCCGCGGCTATGTCATTACCAACGATGAACGGTACGCCACATCGTATGTTGCGACCGCCATCTCCTGCCGCGAAGGACTGGCGGGCCTGCGCCGCCTGACCGCCGACAACTCCGACCAGCAGGAGCGGACTGCCCGGCTTGAAGCACAGGTGACCGAAGCGCTCCAGTGGTGGCAGCAGACCATTGAGATCAGCCGCACGCGCAACGCCGCCGCCGTTCAACGCGTGGCATCCAGCGAGGGCCAGAGCTTGAAGGACAACGTCGACGCAACGATCGCGCAAGCGAACAGGGAAGAGCGCCGGTTGCTCCGGCAGCGCGAGCGGGAATCGGCCGACGCGACCCGGCTCTTGGTACTGGTCTTCTCCATCGGCACAGTCGCCAGCCTGATGATTCTTCTGACGGCGCTGGCGGGCCTCAACAGCGCCGTGACCGAGCGCATACGGACCGATGAGACACTGCGGCAGACCAGTGAGTACCTGGAGAACCTCTTCAACTACGCGAATGCGCCGATCATCGTCTGGGACCCGCAATTCATGATCACGCGCTTCAACCACGCCTGTGAGGCAATGACGGGAAGAGACAGCGCCGAGGTCATCGGTAAGTCGCTGGAGATTCTCTTCCCACCCGCTCTGGTGGAAGCCTCGATGGATCTCATCAGAAAGACGCTGACGGGCGAACGGTGGGAGACGGTCGAAATCCCCATCCTGCATCGCGACGGGTCAGTCCGGATCGCACTATGGAACTCTGCCACTCTGGTTGGCTCCGACGGCAAGACGCCCATCGCCACCATCGCGCAAGGCCAGGACATCACCAAACGCAAGAACGCAGAGGACACCCTGCGCGCAAGCGAGGCGCGTTATCGGTCGTACGTTGACGTGACAGGTCAACTCGCATGGGTGACCAGTCCTGCCGGAGAGATTGTGGAGGATGTGCCGTCGTTGAGGAGGTTTAGCGGTCAGACCTATGAAGAGGCCCAGGGTTCAGGCTGGGCGACGACCATTCATCCGGATGACCTTGAACGCACACTGCAGGTGTGGAACAACGCTGTGACCACAAGAAGCAACTATGAGATCGAATACCGCATGCGGAGGCATGACGGAGTCTATCGGCACCTTCTGGCCCGTGGTTTCCCTGTGTTTGGAGAAGACGGAAGTACTCGGGAATGGGTCGGTACATGTATTGACATCACCGAACGGAAGAATGCGGAGGGGGCGTTGCGCGAGAGCGAGAAGCGTCTCCGCGAATTGACGGAGTCGTTGCCTCAACTGGTCTGGACGTGCCGTGCTGACGGTCCGTGCGATTACCTCAGCCCTCAGTGGACGGCATATACCGGGATACCCGAGCAAGACCAATTGGGATCTGGCTGGCTCGAGCAGTTGCACCCGGAAGACCGCGCGCTCACGATCGCTCGCTGGAACGCCGCGGTCGGGGCTGGGTCGTATTTCGATCTCGAGTTCCGCATTCGGCGAAACGATGGCGTTTACCGGTGGTTCAAGACCCGCGCGCTGCCTCTTCGCGACAGCGAAGGACGAGTGGTCAGGTGGTTTGGCACAAACTACGACATTGACGATCAAAAGCGTGCCGAGGAGCAACTCCGGCGATCGCTGGCGGACCTGCGGCGCTCTAACCAGGAGTTGGAGCAGTTCGCCTATGTGGCTTCCCACGACTTGCAGGAGCCTCTCCGGATGGTCGCCGCCTTCACGCAGCTGTTGGCCGAAAAGTACAAGGGACAGCTCGACGACAAGGCGAATAAGTACATCGACTACGCCGTCGACGGCGCGGTGCGCATGCAGCGGCTCATCAACGACCTGCTGACCTACTCACGCATCAGCACGAAGGGGAACCCGCCGGAGGCCACCGACTCGCACGCGGTTCTCGGGGAGGCCCTGCGGAACCTGCAGGCCGCCATCCAGGAAAGCCGGGCGATGGTCACCAATAATGATCTGCCCGTCGTTCGGGCCGACGCGACCCAACTTGCGCAGCTGTTCCAGAACCTCATTGGTAATGCCATCAAGTTTCGAAGGGCGGACCCACCGCGGGTCCATGTGTCTGCCCGCGATGTGGGCCACGAATGGGAGTTCTCGGTCAACGACAATGGCATCGGCATCGACGCGCAGTACGCGGACCGGGTGTTCGTGATCTTTCAGCGTCTGCACACGCGGCCGGAGTACCCGGGCACAGGCATCGGTCTCGCCGTGTGCAAACGGATCGTGGAACGCCACGGCGGAAGGATCTGGTTCGAATCCGAGCCCGGGAAGGGCTCGACCTTCTATTTTACGGTTCCCCAATAGCGACTGACACGGGAGGTCACGATGTCATCATTGTCGCCAGGTAGGCCAATCGAGATTCTGTTGATCGAGGACAATCCCGGGGACGTGGATCTGACCCGTGAGGGCTTGGCGGGGTTCAAAGTCCTCAACACACTGCACGTGGCCGCAGATGGTATCGAGGCCATGGATTTCCTGCGCCGGACGGGACAATACGCAGACGTCCCGCGCCCCGACTTGATCCTGCTGGACCTGAACCTGCCCAGGAAGAACGGGCGTGAGGTCCTGGCGGAGGTCAAGTCGGACGACGAACTGCGACGCATCCCGATTGTGATCCTGACTACGTCGAAGGAGGAGGAGGACATTCTCAGAAGCTACAACCTCCACGCCAACTGCTACATTACCAAGCCGATCGATCTGACCCAGTTCATCAATGTCGTGCATTCAATCGAGGACTTCTGGCTGACCGTCGTGAAACTGCCGCCGAACGGGGCCGGGCAATGAAGCAGACCCTTTCGCTGCTGCTCGTCGAGGACAATCCGGCCGACGTGGATATGATTCGGGATCTGCTGTCCGAGCCCGGCCCGACTCACTTCGAGCTGGAGGTGATCGACCGGCTGGCCGGGGCGATCGAGCGAACGCAACGCGGAGACATCAACCTGGTGCTCCTGGATCTCGGACTGCCTGACTCCAATGGACTCGAGACCTTTGTCTCCTTCCACCGTGCGGCGCCCGAAGTCGCGACGATCGTGCTCACGGGCAACAACGACCAGGACGTGGCGGTCGCGGCGGTTGCGGCGGGCGCGCAGGATTTCTTCGTCAAGGGCGAGGTTCGCGGGAATCTGCTCGTGCGCGCGGCACGTTACGCGGTGGAGCGCAAACAGGCGGAAGAGTCGCGCAAGAAACTCCAGGCGCAGTTGCTCCAGGCCCAGAAAATGGAGAGTGTTGGACGGCTCGCCGGGGGAATCGCCCACGACTTCAACAACCTGCTCACCGTCATCAACGGCACGGCCGCGCTCGCCTCAATGGGTTTGGCGGGCGACGATCCGCTGCGGCTGGACCTGCAGGAAATCGGTCGAGCCGGCGAACGGGCCGCGGCGCTGACCCGGCAACTGCTGGCCTTCAGCCACATGCAGGTGATGCAGCCAATAGTGATGAACCTGGGCGCCGCCGTCGCGGACCTGCGCAGGATGCTCCAACGTCTGATCGGTGAAGACGTCGATCTCATTCTGAAGCCGGGGCCTGGGATGGGCTGTGTCCGGGCGGATCCCGGGCAGATCGAGCAGGTGATCATGAACCTGGTCGTCAATGCCCGGGCTGCCATGCCCACCGGCGGCTCGCTGACGATTGAGACGCGGAGCGTTGACCTTGACGAAGCCTTCGCGGCGAACCATCCGCCGATCCAACCGGGACCGCACGTACTGTTGGCGGTCAGCGACACCGGCGTTGGAATGGACGAGGCAACGCGCGACCGGATTTTCGAGCCGTTCTTCACGACCAAGCCGCTGGGCCAGGGCACGGGGCTCGGCCTGGCCACGGTGCGCGGCATCGTCACACAGAGCCGCGGCAGCATCTGGGTGGACACCGAACTCGGCAGGGGAACACGTTTCGAGATCTATCTGCCGCGGATCGACGAGGCGCCATCCGTGGTTCGCCCGGCGCGAACGCGCGTCGTCGCTGGAGGCACGGAGACCATCCTGATCGTCGAGGACGATCTGGCGCTTCGCCATCTGGCCACGCGCATGATTCAGGCGGCCGGGTACACGGTGCTGACAGCGAGTAACGGCGAGGAAGCCCTGCTGCGGATGGAGCGTCACCGTGAACCCGTGCATCTGATGCTGACTGACATGGTAATGCCGGGAATTCACGGCTCGGAACTCGCAACGCGCCTGGCTGAGACGCGTCCCGAGATCAAGGTCCTCTATATGTCCGGGTACACCGACGACGCCGTCGCGCGCCATGGTGCGCTCGGCAGTGCCATCCACTTCATCGCCAAGCCGTTCACGGCCGGGAATCTGACACTCAAGATGCGGGAAATGCTTGACGGATAGGGCACGCGACCTCCGGCCTTGTCCGGGCGGGCCAGTATGGCTGCCGCCCCTACTTCGGCACGGCCAGGTCGATTGGCGTGAGGCGCGGGTTCGAATAGGTCGCGCGACAATCGAAGGACATGCGGGAGTTGAAACCTCCCGCGCCCATATTCTGGAGGCCTGCGGTGCGTTCAGTCATCTCGTAGGTGTCGCTCATCGACGCGGGCAGCCAGAGATCGAGCGCGGGATTGAAAGCGTAGGTCACCGCGATGCGCGCGGATTCGGACGGCGACTGCAGGGACAGTTCAGTCTGGTGAATCCTGCCCGTCAACGGGTCAATCCAGAGACGGCCGGACGCCTCGGCGTTCCCAGGCGTCTTGATGATGTACGACGGGTTCTTCGTCTTGGGCTCCTGGAACCGCAGGCCGACGACCTCCACGCCGTCCAGTCGCTTCCGGCCATCAATCTTGTAGCTCACGCGTGACTGGTTCTCGGGGGCAATAAGCTGCAGTGCGAGTGTCGGTTCATTCGCGCTGAGGATGAGTTCCGCCTGAAGGTGGCGGAAAGACTCGGCGGCGTACGCCTGGGCCTGCCCCCACGCGGCGGAGGTCGGCTTGGCCAGCAGCGCTGTGATACGTGGCTCCCTCTTGCGCAACGGGTTGCTGTCGATCGCGAATGCGTCTCTCAGCGCGATGACCTTGCCAGCCAGGTTAAGGAGAACGACATCTGAGGTGATCCGGCGCGTGTTCGCCAGCCGGCCGCCCGGCACCTCGAGCATCGTGTACTCTTCTTCGAGGGACACCCCCGAGATCCGCGGTGCGTACGCGGCAAGGTACTCGGCGGCGGCGCGGACGACGTCGGCAGACGCCGAGCCTTTCTGCGCGGCGACTGGCGGGCCCAGTACCGCGATACCGACGAGCAGCGTGGCGGCGGAACGGACGATCGTCATTGAGCACCTCACATCGCATCGAAACCGGCGATCTCAGGCGGGCCTGATTCTACCTCACCTGCCGCCTGAGACGGTGGGAGGCGGACGCCTGGTGAGTTCGGCGGCTGCGCACGCGTCAGCCGCGACGCCTGAGGCGTAACGGCAGCCCGCTCGAATCCGCTACAATTAGGAATTCACGCTCGTGGGGAGTTTGTCATGAAGCACGAAGGCACCGTTGCGTACATCGAGGACATCGCCCGGCACGACGGGCAGCAGGTCGTCATCCGCGGCTGGCTGCACAACCGCCGCTCGAGCGGCAAGATCCACTTCCTCACGATCCGCGACGGGAGCGGCTTCATCCAGGGCGTGATGTCGAAGGCGTCGGTCGACGAGGCGACGTTCCTGGCTGCCGATCACCTGACCCAGGAGACCTCGCTGATCGTCTCGGGCACGGTTCGAGCCGACAGGCGCGCGCCAGGCGGCTATGAACTCGACGTGTCGTCGCTGGAGATTGTCGGCGCCTCGGTCGACTATCCCATCACGCCGAAAGAGCATGGCGTCGACTTCCTGCTGGACCGGCGCCATCTGTGGATCCGCGCCGAGCGGCAACACGCGATCCTGCGTGTGCGCGCGGAGGTGATTGCGGCGGTGCGGAGCTTCTTCGACGACCGTGGATTCATTCTGGCCGACACGCCGATTTTTACGCCGGCGGCCTGCGAGGGGACGACGACGCTCTTTCCGGTCCAGTACTTCGACGATGTCACGGCGTATCTGACGCAAAGCGGACAGCTCTACAACGAAGCCAACGCCATGGCGCTCGGCCGCGTGTACTGTTTCGGCCCCACGTTCCGCGCCGAGAAATCCAAGACCCGCCGGCACCTCACAGAGTTCTGGATGGTCGAGCCCGAGGTGGCCTTCGCCACGCTCGACGACGTCATCGAACTGGCCGAAGACCTCGTCGTCTACGTGGTGGGCCGGGTGCTGGATCGCCGGCGACTCGAGTTGACGAAGCTCGAGCGCGACATCTCGAAACTGGAGCGGGTCGGCAAGCCGTTCCCGCGTATTAGTTATGACGAAGCGGTCAAGATGCTGAACGACAAAGGCCAGCCGTTCGAGTGGGGCGGCGATTTCGGAGCGCCAGACGAGACGATCCTGGCCAACAGTTTCGATCGGCCCGTGGCGGTGCATCGGTACCCCTCACAGGTGAAGGCGTTCTACATGGAGCCCGATCCGCAGCGGCCCGACGTCGCCCTCTGCGTGGACGTGCTCGCGCCGGAAGGGTACGGCGAGATCATTGGCGGGAGCCAGCGTGTCGCCGATTACGACCTGCTGCTCAAGCGCATCCACGATCACAAGCTGCCGCCCGAAGCGTTCGAGTGGTACCTCGATCTGCGCCGCTTCGGCACGGTGCCGCATGGCGGTTTCGGTATGGGCATCGAGCGGGTCGTCAGCTGGATCTGCGGGCTCGATCACCTGCGCGAAGCCATCCCGTACGCCCGGATGATCCATCGGCTGTACCCTTGAAAATTGGTTTCGTATCGCTCGGCTGTCCGAAGAACCTCGTCGACTCCGAGGTGATGATCGGCCTGCTCCA encodes:
- a CDS encoding PAS domain S-box protein, giving the protein MPTEPKNSPSVSSEFVARLAGVVAFVVGGLVLVGWTLDIATLKSVVSGSVSVKPNTAVGFVLIGVALLLSTLPRSPITRQPSTIFTRLARLCALLAGLIGVLTLAEYATDLSFGVDQWLFHETAETVGTSQPGRMSPEGALCFGLLAAAMWLATASRKPRWTLVVSAMLGVVVVSIALSACLSYSALNPGAYGWWSFTIMAMPAAVVFAVVGTVVVWIAWQGTCSRWSLTGKATAAFLSGVMLFLIIGLNTNRNLIRMGESNVWVSHTEQVLYTVSRIQAEIAQAQASARGYVITNDERYATSYVATAISCREGLAGLRRLTADNSDQQERTARLEAQVTEALQWWQQTIEISRTRNAAAVQRVASSEGQSLKDNVDATIAQANREERRLLRQRERESADATRLLVLVFSIGTVASLMILLTALAGLNSAVTERIRTDETLRQTSEYLENLFNYANAPIIVWDPQFMITRFNHACEAMTGRDSAEVIGKSLEILFPPALVEASMDLIRKTLTGERWETVEIPILHRDGSVRIALWNSATLVGSDGKTPIATIAQGQDITKRKNAEDTLRASEARYRSYVDVTGQLAWVTSPAGEIVEDVPSLRRFSGQTYEEAQGSGWATTIHPDDLERTLQVWNNAVTTRSNYEIEYRMRRHDGVYRHLLARGFPVFGEDGSTREWVGTCIDITERKNAEGALRESEKRLRELTESLPQLVWTCRADGPCDYLSPQWTAYTGIPEQDQLGSGWLEQLHPEDRALTIARWNAAVGAGSYFDLEFRIRRNDGVYRWFKTRALPLRDSEGRVVRWFGTNYDIDDQKRAEEQLRRSLADLRRSNQELEQFAYVASHDLQEPLRMVAAFTQLLAEKYKGQLDDKANKYIDYAVDGAVRMQRLINDLLTYSRISTKGNPPEATDSHAVLGEALRNLQAAIQESRAMVTNNDLPVVRADATQLAQLFQNLIGNAIKFRRADPPRVHVSARDVGHEWEFSVNDNGIGIDAQYADRVFVIFQRLHTRPEYPGTGIGLAVCKRIVERHGGRIWFESEPGKGSTFYFTVPQ
- a CDS encoding response regulator: MKQTLSLLLVEDNPADVDMIRDLLSEPGPTHFELEVIDRLAGAIERTQRGDINLVLLDLGLPDSNGLETFVSFHRAAPEVATIVLTGNNDQDVAVAAVAAGAQDFFVKGEVRGNLLVRAARYAVERKQAEESRKKLQAQLLQAQKMESVGRLAGGIAHDFNNLLTVINGTAALASMGLAGDDPLRLDLQEIGRAGERAAALTRQLLAFSHMQVMQPIVMNLGAAVADLRRMLQRLIGEDVDLILKPGPGMGCVRADPGQIEQVIMNLVVNARAAMPTGGSLTIETRSVDLDEAFAANHPPIQPGPHVLLAVSDTGVGMDEATRDRIFEPFFTTKPLGQGTGLGLATVRGIVTQSRGSIWVDTELGRGTRFEIYLPRIDEAPSVVRPARTRVVAGGTETILIVEDDLALRHLATRMIQAAGYTVLTASNGEEALLRMERHREPVHLMLTDMVMPGIHGSELATRLAETRPEIKVLYMSGYTDDAVARHGALGSAIHFIAKPFTAGNLTLKMREMLDG
- the asnS gene encoding asparagine--tRNA ligase; the protein is MKHEGTVAYIEDIARHDGQQVVIRGWLHNRRSSGKIHFLTIRDGSGFIQGVMSKASVDEATFLAADHLTQETSLIVSGTVRADRRAPGGYELDVSSLEIVGASVDYPITPKEHGVDFLLDRRHLWIRAERQHAILRVRAEVIAAVRSFFDDRGFILADTPIFTPAACEGTTTLFPVQYFDDVTAYLTQSGQLYNEANAMALGRVYCFGPTFRAEKSKTRRHLTEFWMVEPEVAFATLDDVIELAEDLVVYVVGRVLDRRRLELTKLERDISKLERVGKPFPRISYDEAVKMLNDKGQPFEWGGDFGAPDETILANSFDRPVAVHRYPSQVKAFYMEPDPQRPDVALCVDVLAPEGYGEIIGGSQRVADYDLLLKRIHDHKLPPEAFEWYLDLRRFGTVPHGGFGMGIERVVSWICGLDHLREAIPYARMIHRLYP
- a CDS encoding response regulator, with translation MSSLSPGRPIEILLIEDNPGDVDLTREGLAGFKVLNTLHVAADGIEAMDFLRRTGQYADVPRPDLILLDLNLPRKNGREVLAEVKSDDELRRIPIVILTTSKEEEDILRSYNLHANCYITKPIDLTQFINVVHSIEDFWLTVVKLPPNGAGQ